The following proteins are encoded in a genomic region of Brachionichthys hirsutus isolate HB-005 chromosome 14, CSIRO-AGI_Bhir_v1, whole genome shotgun sequence:
- the ythdf3 gene encoding YTH domain-containing family protein 3: MSASTVDQRLKGQGNKVQNGSMHQKDGVNDDDFEPYLSGQTNQSNSYPPMSDPYMPSYYAPSIGFPYSLGEAAWSTGGDPPMPYLTAYGQMSNGEPHFIPEGVFSQPGALGNTPPFLGQHGFNFFPGNADFSTWGTSVSQGQSTQSSVYSNSYGYAPSSLGRAITDGQAGFGSETQLSKVPVLNSIEQGMAGLKLGTDMVAAVTKTVGAPLGGTVGMSSMAANSLPPSVSSSIPKHASWAAIAKKPAKPQPKVKPKANMGLGGGVAIPPPPIKHNMNIGTWDDKGSLNKPPLAQTMMPPQPLSPQHHHHLTHGPAHLHLSSQPGPPQPLHQHLPQQPGPPPNRWVAPRNRGEGFGLGGGVPLSACPGTGEVHPVLEKLRALNNYNPKDFDWGLKNGRVFIIKSYSEDDIHRSIKYSIWCSTEHGNKRLDGAYRSLGNKGPLYLLFSVNGSGHFCGVAEMRSPVDYNAFTGVWSQDKWKGKFEVKWAFIKDVPNNQLRHIRLENNDNKPVTNSRDTQEVPLEKAKQVLKIIATYKHTTSIFDDFAHYENRQEEEEAMRKDRNRNKQ; encoded by the exons ATGTCTGCGAGCACGGTCGATCAG AGACTTAAAGGACAAGGAAATAAAG TGCAAAACGGATCAATGCATCAAAAGGATGGTgtgaatgatgatgattttgAGCCTTACCTAAGCGGCCAGACAAATCAG AGTAACAGCTATCCACCAATGTCTGACCCCTACATGCCTAGCTACTATGCTCCATCAATTGGTTTCCCTTACTCTCTGGGAGAGGCTGCTTGGTCCACCGGAGGAGACCCACCTATGCCGTACCTCACTGCGTATGGACAGATGAGCAATGGCGAGCCACATTTCATCCCTGAAGGTGTGTTCAGCCAGCCAGGTGCGCTGGGCAACACTCCTCCCTTCCTGGGCCAGCACGGCTTCAACTTTTTCCCCGGAAATGCAGACTTTTCCACCTGGGGTACCAGTGTCTCTCAGGGACAGTCCACGCAGAGCTCAGTCTATAGTAACAGCTATGGCTACGCCCCCAGCTCGCTGGGCCGGGCCATCACAGACGGACAGGCGGGCTTTGGAAGTGAGACCCAGCTTAGTAAAGTCCCGGTGCTAAACAGCATTGAGCAGGGTATGGCGGGGTTAAAACTGGGTACAGACATGGTAGCAGCTGTCACCAAAACCGTGGGCGCCCCTCTGGGGGGTACGGTAGGCATGAGCAGCATGGCAGCCAATAGTCTCCCTCCGTCTGTCAGCTCATCCATACCTAAACACGCCTCCTGGGCAGCCATTGCCAAAAAACCGGCCAAGCCACAGCCCAAGGTAAAACCTAAAGCCAACATGGGGTTGGGGGGAGGCGTTGCCATCCCGCCACCGCCGATAAAGCACAATATGAACATTGGTACTTGGGATGATAAGGGCTCTCTGAACAAGCCTCCATTAGCTCAGACTATGATGCCTCCACAACCTCTG TCCCCTCAGCACCACCATCATCTGACACATGGCCCGGCTCACTTGCATCTCTCCTCTCAACCTGGGCCCCCACAACCCCTTCACCAACATTTACCCCAGCAGCCGGGTCCACCACCCAATCGTTGGGTGGCTCCCAGGAACCGAGGTGAGGGCTTTGGTCTGGGAGGGGGAGTCCCACTGAGTGCCTGCCCCGGCACTGGCGAAGTGCACCCCGTGCTGGAGAAACTCCGAGCCCTCAACAACTACAACCCCAAAGACTTTGACTGGGGCTTGAAAAATGGACGCGTTTTCATTATTAAAAGCTATTCGGAAGATGACATTCACCGTTCAATCAAGTACTCTATCTGGTGTAGTACAGAACATGGCAACAAGCGCCTGGACGGTGCCTACCGCTCACTGGGCAACAAGGGGCCCCTGTACTTGTTGTTCAGTGTTAACGGCAGTGGGCACTTCTGCGGCGTGGCCGAGATGCGCTCACCGGTGGACTACAATGCCTTTACAGGCGTCTGGTCTCAGGACAAGTGGAAGGGCAAGTTCGAGGTGAAGTGGGCTTTCATCAAAGACGTGCCCAACAACCAGCTGCGACACATCCGGCTGGAGAACAATGACAACAAGCCAGTGACCAACTCCAGGGACACTCAGGAAGTGCCTTTGGAGAAGGCCAAGCAAGTGCTTAAAATTATCGCCACTTACAAGCATACCACATCAATCTTTGATGACTTTGCACATTATGAAAATcgccaggaagaggaggaggctaTGAGGAAG GATCGCAAtagaaataaacaataa
- the abhd10b gene encoding abhydrolase domain containing 10, depalmitoylase b isoform X1 yields MAAVALRSCRRGLSSAFSNGGPATLSSNLSGDIVPCQPGDRRHKSTVQYASRPDLPKLAYRRVKGKSPGVVFLPGYGSNMNGQKAESLEEFCKSLGHSCLRFDYTGHGASEGVLSEGTIGTWKKDVLFVLDELAEGPQILVGSSIGGWLMLLAAIARPEKTAALVGISTAADHIVTLFNALPLETRKEFEEKGEWTLPTKHSEEGHYKFSMDFLREAENHRVLQSPLPITCPVRLIHGLKDEDVPWHISMQVAERVLSADVDVILRRHGQHRMSEKDDIKLMVYTIDDLIDKLTTSV; encoded by the exons ATGGCAGCCGTCGCGTTGAGGTCCTGCCGCAGAGGGCTTTCGTCTGCATTCAGTAATGGAGGACCCGCAACTCTGTCGTCAAATCTTTCGGGAG ACATTGTACCTTGTCAACCAGGGGACAGGAGACACAAGTCCACAGTTCAGTACGCTTCACGGCCAGACCTCCCGAAGCTGGCCTACAGGAGAGTGAAGGGGAAGAGCCCTGGGGTGGTCTTCCTGCCAGGATATGGCTCCAACATGAACGGGCAGAAAGCCGAGTCGCTGGAGGAGTTCTGCAAGTCGCTGGGCCACTCGTGTCTTCG GTTTGACTACACGGGACACGGGGCCTCGGAGGGGGTGCTATCAGAAGGAACTATTGGTACCTGGAAAAAAGATGTCCTGTTTGTTTTGGATGAGTTAGCGGAGGGCCCGCAG ATACTGGTGGGTTCCAGTATAGGTGGTTGGCTCATGTTGTTGGCAGCCATCGCAAGACCAGAGAAGACTGCAGCACTTGTGGGCATCTCCACTGCTGCTGACCACATTGTCACATTGTTCAACGCGCTTCCTTTAGAG ACACGCAAAGAGTTTGAGGAGAAGGGGGAGTGGACGCTTCCCACCAAACACTCGGAGGAGGGCCATTACAAGTTCAGCATGGACTTCCTGCGAGAGGCAGAAAACCACCGTGTGCTCCAGAGTCCCCTCCCAATCACCTGCCCCGTGCGGCTCATTCACGGGCTGAAAGACGAAGACGTCCCGTGGCACATCTCCATGCAGGTGGCGGAGCGCGTCCTGAGCGCCGACGTGGATGTCATCCTTCGGCGGCACGGCCAGCATCGCATGTCGGAGAAGGACGACATCAAGCTCATGGTCTACACTATTGACGATCTTATAGACAAGTTGACCACTTCGGTCTGA
- the abhd10b gene encoding abhydrolase domain containing 10, depalmitoylase b isoform X2, giving the protein MAAVALRSCRRGLSSAFSNGGPATLSSNLSGGDRRHKSTVQYASRPDLPKLAYRRVKGKSPGVVFLPGYGSNMNGQKAESLEEFCKSLGHSCLRFDYTGHGASEGVLSEGTIGTWKKDVLFVLDELAEGPQILVGSSIGGWLMLLAAIARPEKTAALVGISTAADHIVTLFNALPLETRKEFEEKGEWTLPTKHSEEGHYKFSMDFLREAENHRVLQSPLPITCPVRLIHGLKDEDVPWHISMQVAERVLSADVDVILRRHGQHRMSEKDDIKLMVYTIDDLIDKLTTSV; this is encoded by the exons ATGGCAGCCGTCGCGTTGAGGTCCTGCCGCAGAGGGCTTTCGTCTGCATTCAGTAATGGAGGACCCGCAACTCTGTCGTCAAATCTTTCGGGAG GGGACAGGAGACACAAGTCCACAGTTCAGTACGCTTCACGGCCAGACCTCCCGAAGCTGGCCTACAGGAGAGTGAAGGGGAAGAGCCCTGGGGTGGTCTTCCTGCCAGGATATGGCTCCAACATGAACGGGCAGAAAGCCGAGTCGCTGGAGGAGTTCTGCAAGTCGCTGGGCCACTCGTGTCTTCG GTTTGACTACACGGGACACGGGGCCTCGGAGGGGGTGCTATCAGAAGGAACTATTGGTACCTGGAAAAAAGATGTCCTGTTTGTTTTGGATGAGTTAGCGGAGGGCCCGCAG ATACTGGTGGGTTCCAGTATAGGTGGTTGGCTCATGTTGTTGGCAGCCATCGCAAGACCAGAGAAGACTGCAGCACTTGTGGGCATCTCCACTGCTGCTGACCACATTGTCACATTGTTCAACGCGCTTCCTTTAGAG ACACGCAAAGAGTTTGAGGAGAAGGGGGAGTGGACGCTTCCCACCAAACACTCGGAGGAGGGCCATTACAAGTTCAGCATGGACTTCCTGCGAGAGGCAGAAAACCACCGTGTGCTCCAGAGTCCCCTCCCAATCACCTGCCCCGTGCGGCTCATTCACGGGCTGAAAGACGAAGACGTCCCGTGGCACATCTCCATGCAGGTGGCGGAGCGCGTCCTGAGCGCCGACGTGGATGTCATCCTTCGGCGGCACGGCCAGCATCGCATGTCGGAGAAGGACGACATCAAGCTCATGGTCTACACTATTGACGATCTTATAGACAAGTTGACCACTTCGGTCTGA
- the tagln3b gene encoding LOW QUALITY PROTEIN: transgelin-3b (The sequence of the model RefSeq protein was modified relative to this genomic sequence to represent the inferred CDS: inserted 2 bases in 2 codons), with the protein MANRGPSYGLSREVQEKIDQKYDPDLEQRLVDWIVAQCGGNLEKPQAGRENFQKWLRDGTLLCRLINSLYPXGKEPIKKIPETQMAFKQMEKISQFLQAAEAYGVTTTDIFQTXDLWEGKDMATVQRTLMALGSLALTKDDGQYRGDQDWFHRKAQGYQRDFSQEQLRQGQSLIGLQMGSNRGASQSGMTGYGMHRQIM; encoded by the exons ATGGCGAACAGAGGGCCCAGCTATGGCCTGAGCCGAGAGGTGCAGGAGAAGATTGACCAGAAATACGACCCGGACCTGGAGCAGCGTCTGGTGGACTGGATAGTCGCACAGTGTGGAGGAAACCTGGAGAAGCCTCAGGCGGGCAGAGAGAACTTCCAGAAATGGTTGAGGGATGGAACA CTTCTCTGCAGGCTTATCAACAGCCTTTATC GGGGGAAGGAGCCTATCAAGAAGATACCGGAGACCCAGATGGCCTTTAAACAAATGGAGAAGATCTCTCAGTTCCTGCAAGCAGCTGAAGCTTATGGAGTCACAACCACTGACATATTTCAAA GTGATCTCTGGGAAG GGAAGGACATGGCGACAGTCCAGAGAACTCTTATGGCTCTGGGGAGTCTGGCTCTCACTAAGGACGATGGTCAATACAGAGGTGACCAAGACTGGTTTCACAG GAAAGCCCAGGGGTATCAGCGAGACTTCAGTCAAGAGCAGCTCCGCCAAGGACAGAGTCTGATTGGCCTGCAGATGGGCAGCAACCGTGGAGCTTCTCAGTCCGGAATGACGGGCTACGGCATGCATCGTCAGATCATGTAG